A genomic segment from Dechloromonas denitrificans encodes:
- a CDS encoding PQQ-dependent methanol/ethanol family dehydrogenase yields the protein MHRHTRPQRRTLGIALLIAAAFAGSPASAEVTDADILNDAKTTGDVVSFGLGTQGQRFTPSTQINTKTVKNLVPAWSMSFGGEKQRGQESQPVIHNGKMFVTASYSRLFAVDAKTGKKLWKYEHRLPDGIMPCCDVINRGAALYGNLVIFATLDAQLVALNQDTGKVVWKEKLGDYAAGYSATAAPIVAKGKLITGISGGEFGAVGRIDARNPLTGKLIWTRPTVEGHMGYSYDADGKAIENGISGTTNATWEGDLWKTGGAATWNGATYDPETNLIFAGTGNPAPWNSHLRPGDNLFSSSTVAIDADTGKITWHYQNTPHDGWDFDGVNEFVSFDYKDPKTGKIIKAGGKADRNGFFFVNDRTNGKLINAFPFVKKITWASGFNLETGRPNYIEEGRPGDPTQGVDGKKGKVVFSAPSFLGGKNQQQMAYSPQTGLFYVPANEWSMDIWNEPVSYKKGAAYLGAGFTIKALNEDHIGVLRAMDPQTGKIVWENKNYAPLWGGVLTTAGGLIFYGTPEGFLKGVDAKTGKELWSFQTGTGIVAPPVSWEQDGEQMIAVTTGWGGAVPLWGGDVAKRVNFLEQGGSVWVFKLHK from the coding sequence ATGCATCGTCACACCCGCCCCCAGCGGCGCACACTCGGCATCGCCCTGCTCATTGCAGCGGCCTTCGCCGGCAGCCCGGCCAGCGCTGAAGTTACTGACGCCGATATCCTCAATGATGCGAAGACCACCGGCGACGTCGTCAGCTTCGGCCTCGGCACGCAGGGCCAGCGTTTCACGCCGTCGACCCAGATCAACACCAAGACGGTGAAGAATCTGGTCCCGGCCTGGTCGATGTCCTTCGGCGGCGAAAAGCAGCGCGGCCAGGAATCGCAGCCGGTCATCCATAACGGCAAGATGTTCGTCACCGCTTCGTACAGCCGCCTTTTCGCGGTCGACGCGAAAACCGGCAAGAAATTGTGGAAGTACGAACACCGCCTGCCCGACGGCATCATGCCGTGCTGCGACGTGATCAACCGCGGTGCCGCCCTGTACGGCAACCTGGTCATTTTCGCCACGCTCGACGCCCAGCTGGTCGCCCTCAACCAGGACACCGGCAAGGTCGTCTGGAAGGAAAAGCTCGGCGACTACGCCGCTGGCTACTCCGCCACCGCCGCGCCGATTGTCGCCAAGGGCAAGCTGATCACCGGCATCTCCGGCGGTGAATTCGGTGCCGTCGGCCGCATCGACGCGCGCAACCCGCTGACCGGCAAGCTGATCTGGACGCGTCCGACGGTCGAAGGCCACATGGGCTACAGCTACGATGCCGACGGCAAGGCCATCGAAAACGGCATTTCCGGCACGACCAACGCCACCTGGGAAGGCGACCTGTGGAAAACCGGCGGCGCCGCCACCTGGAACGGCGCGACCTACGATCCGGAAACCAACCTGATCTTCGCCGGCACCGGCAACCCGGCCCCGTGGAACAGCCACCTGCGTCCGGGCGACAACCTGTTCTCGTCGTCCACCGTGGCGATCGACGCCGACACCGGCAAGATCACCTGGCACTACCAGAACACGCCGCACGACGGCTGGGACTTTGACGGGGTGAACGAATTCGTCTCCTTCGACTACAAGGACCCGAAGACCGGCAAGATCATCAAGGCCGGTGGCAAGGCCGACCGCAACGGCTTCTTCTTCGTCAACGACCGGACCAACGGCAAGCTGATCAACGCCTTCCCCTTCGTCAAGAAGATCACCTGGGCGAGCGGCTTCAACCTCGAAACCGGCCGTCCGAACTACATCGAAGAAGGCCGTCCGGGCGACCCGACGCAAGGTGTCGATGGCAAGAAGGGCAAGGTCGTCTTCTCCGCCCCGTCCTTCCTCGGCGGCAAGAACCAGCAGCAGATGGCCTACAGCCCGCAGACCGGCTTGTTCTACGTGCCAGCCAACGAGTGGTCGATGGACATCTGGAATGAGCCGGTGTCCTACAAGAAGGGCGCCGCTTACCTCGGCGCCGGCTTCACCATCAAGGCGCTGAACGAAGACCATATCGGCGTGCTGCGCGCGATGGATCCGCAGACCGGCAAGATCGTCTGGGAAAACAAGAACTACGCCCCGCTTTGGGGTGGCGTGCTGACCACCGCCGGCGGCCTGATTTTCTATGGCACCCCGGAAGGTTTCCTGAAGGGCGTCGATGCCAAGACCGGCAAGGAACTGTGGTCCTTCCAGACCGGTACCGGCATCGTTGCACCGCCGGTTAGCTGGGAACAGGATGGCGAGCAGATGATCGCCGTGACGACCGGCTGGGGCGGCGCTGTTCCGCTGTGGGGCGGCGACGTTGCCAAGCGTGTGAACTTCCTCGAACAGGGCGGTTCGGTTTGGGTGTTCAAGCTGCACAAGTAA
- a CDS encoding c-type cytochrome — protein sequence MMLRLRFRLSLSRSLGLLAGCLAFAAAAGEVTVAPVVDQSGLPPLAVEVRTNPYRANARAIEVGQSAFNQACARCHGVDANPAGAPAPDLRQLNRYCRRIGEPAVQAACLADNDAYFSKTVANGKTIVGVMHMPPWKNVLSPELVWAIQAFVEARAVAR from the coding sequence ATGATGCTGCGCCTTCGTTTTCGGCTTTCTCTTTCGCGCAGCCTCGGGCTGCTGGCTGGTTGCCTGGCCTTCGCGGCCGCCGCCGGTGAAGTCACCGTCGCCCCGGTGGTCGATCAATCCGGCCTGCCGCCCCTCGCCGTCGAAGTCAGGACCAATCCCTATCGGGCCAATGCGCGGGCCATCGAAGTCGGCCAATCCGCCTTCAACCAAGCCTGCGCCCGCTGCCATGGCGTCGACGCCAATCCGGCCGGCGCCCCGGCCCCCGATCTGCGCCAGCTCAACCGCTATTGCCGGCGCATCGGCGAGCCGGCAGTGCAGGCCGCCTGCCTGGCCGACAACGACGCCTATTTCAGCAAGACGGTGGCGAACGGGAAAACCATTGTTGGCGTCATGCACATGCCGCCGTGGAAAAACGTGCTCAGCCCGGAACTGGTCTGGGCGATCCAGGCCTTTGTCGAAGCCCGGGCGGTGGCGCGCTGA
- a CDS encoding quinoprotein relay system zinc metallohydrolase 1: MKRLIACAAALFAISSEAADFDYGLQAQPVAEQVYVFIGRNEDFSTVNGGNIVNTAFIAGSGGIVVIDSGPSLRYGEQMRRAIARISEQPVALVINTHHHPDHFLGNQAFAGTAIAALPATIEGISAEGNAFAENLFRMSGDWMKGTEVLVPNRALSAGTSEIAGRRLRLIGLDGHTGADLAVYDEKSGVLFAGDLVFNGRAATTPHADITHWLAALDRLEEITREPGFSVLVPGHGAVTRDAAPIRQTRAWLRWLQAAMQTAARDGLDMNDVLALPLPAEFADLPVAASEYRRSVGHLFPAAEQDALGAGR; this comes from the coding sequence ATGAAGCGCCTGATCGCCTGCGCTGCGGCGCTCTTCGCCATCTCGTCCGAGGCCGCCGATTTCGACTACGGCCTGCAGGCCCAGCCGGTTGCTGAGCAGGTTTACGTCTTCATCGGACGCAACGAGGACTTTTCCACGGTCAACGGCGGAAATATCGTCAATACCGCTTTCATCGCCGGCTCGGGCGGCATCGTCGTGATCGACAGCGGCCCGTCGCTGCGCTACGGCGAGCAGATGCGCCGCGCGATTGCCCGAATCAGCGAGCAGCCGGTGGCGCTGGTCATCAACACCCACCACCATCCCGACCATTTTCTCGGCAACCAGGCCTTTGCCGGCACAGCCATCGCCGCGCTGCCGGCGACCATCGAGGGCATTTCGGCCGAGGGCAACGCCTTTGCCGAAAACCTGTTCCGGATGAGCGGCGACTGGATGAAAGGCACCGAGGTACTCGTGCCGAATCGTGCACTGTCCGCCGGCACCAGCGAAATCGCCGGTCGCCGCCTGCGCCTGATCGGACTGGACGGTCACACCGGGGCCGATCTCGCGGTCTACGATGAAAAAAGCGGCGTTTTGTTTGCCGGCGATCTGGTTTTCAACGGCCGCGCCGCGACCACGCCGCACGCTGATATTACCCACTGGCTGGCCGCGCTCGACCGGCTGGAGGAGATCACCCGCGAACCCGGTTTCAGCGTGCTGGTCCCCGGTCACGGCGCAGTGACGCGCGACGCCGCGCCGATTCGCCAGACCCGCGCCTGGCTACGCTGGCTGCAAGCCGCGATGCAGACCGCAGCGCGTGACGGGCTGGACATGAACGACGTGCTGGCCCTGCCGCTGCCGGCCGAGTTCGCCGATCTGCCGGTGGCGGCCAGCGAATACCGCCGCTCGGTTGGCCACCTCTTTCCGGCGGCGGAGCAGGATGCGCTCGGGGCAGGGCGCTGA
- a CDS encoding pentapeptide repeat-containing protein has protein sequence MTPRHFIFSLFFLSTAAVAAPPENIEPLIINGCGIWPHTRCPGADLRHANLAGKNLAGADFTGAQMARVDLRGANLAGAIFDGADLTAARLNKASGPTATFRKARLVGADLEFARLFRADFSGADLTAANLEAAKLNFAWFAGARLSNANLQEAKFVTVNLKDANLAGAYRRYTIFPDAFFEGCTGCPTEDWQ, from the coding sequence ATGACGCCCCGACATTTCATTTTTTCCCTTTTTTTCCTGTCGACCGCAGCCGTCGCCGCGCCGCCGGAAAATATCGAGCCGCTGATCATCAACGGCTGCGGCATCTGGCCGCATACCCGCTGCCCCGGTGCCGATCTGCGCCACGCCAACCTGGCCGGCAAGAACCTGGCCGGCGCCGACTTCACCGGCGCCCAAATGGCCCGCGTCGATCTGCGCGGTGCCAATCTGGCCGGGGCCATTTTCGATGGGGCCGATCTGACGGCGGCTCGCCTGAACAAGGCCAGCGGCCCGACCGCCACCTTTCGCAAGGCCAGGCTGGTGGGGGCCGATCTCGAATTCGCTCGCCTGTTTCGGGCCGACTTTTCCGGGGCCGACCTCACGGCCGCCAATCTTGAAGCGGCCAAGCTCAATTTCGCCTGGTTCGCCGGGGCTCGGCTGAGCAACGCCAATCTGCAGGAAGCCAAGTTCGTCACGGTCAATCTGAAAGATGCCAATCTCGCAGGTGCCTATCGCCGCTACACCATTTTCCCCGACGCCTTTTTCGAAGGCTGCACCGGCTGCCCGACGGAGGACTGGCAATGA
- a CDS encoding quinoprotein dehydrogenase-associated SoxYZ-like carrier, giving the protein MKFPLTIAAIALAALMSPADAAALKESGDPLASARWADMQKSLLGNAPVLFDPRVKVIAPSTAENPMQVPVTIDATALPGVQEVLVFADFNPIVQVLRFFPEASGAYLGFRVKLQQSTPVRAAVRTADGVWHVGGTWVNTVGGGCTAPSGASASKAWQQKLNRVSGRQWSEGPYSGRVRLSIVHPMDTGLVAGTPAFHLEEIELSDAAGQRLMRLQTYEPVAENPVFTLHRGAVSGPVEARGRDNNGNTFKAQIAQ; this is encoded by the coding sequence ATGAAATTTCCTTTGACCATTGCCGCTATCGCGCTGGCCGCGTTGATGTCGCCGGCCGATGCCGCCGCGCTGAAAGAGAGCGGTGATCCGCTCGCTTCGGCGCGCTGGGCCGACATGCAGAAAAGCCTGCTGGGCAATGCGCCGGTACTGTTCGATCCGCGCGTCAAGGTGATCGCTCCGTCGACCGCCGAGAACCCGATGCAGGTGCCGGTGACGATCGATGCCACGGCCTTGCCCGGCGTGCAGGAAGTGCTGGTTTTTGCCGATTTCAATCCGATCGTCCAGGTGCTGCGTTTCTTCCCCGAAGCCAGTGGTGCCTACCTCGGTTTCCGCGTCAAGTTGCAACAATCGACACCGGTGCGCGCTGCCGTGCGCACGGCGGATGGCGTCTGGCATGTCGGCGGCACCTGGGTCAATACGGTGGGCGGCGGCTGCACTGCACCGTCCGGCGCCTCGGCCTCGAAAGCCTGGCAGCAGAAACTGAATAGGGTCAGCGGCCGGCAGTGGTCGGAAGGCCCGTACAGCGGCCGCGTCCGCTTGAGCATCGTGCATCCGATGGATACCGGCTTGGTCGCTGGCACGCCGGCCTTCCACCTTGAAGAAATCGAATTGAGCGATGCCGCCGGCCAGCGCCTGATGCGCCTGCAGACTTACGAGCCGGTCGCCGAGAACCCGGTGTTCACCCTGCATCGCGGTGCAGTCAGCGGGCCGGTTGAAGCGCGCGGGCGCGACAACAACGGCAACACCTTCAAGGCGCAGATCGCCCAATGA